From Nitrospirota bacterium, the proteins below share one genomic window:
- the groL gene encoding chaperonin GroEL (60 kDa chaperone family; promotes refolding of misfolded polypeptides especially under stressful conditions; forms two stacked rings of heptamers to form a barrel-shaped 14mer; ends can be capped by GroES; misfolded proteins enter the barrel where they are refolded when GroES binds), with protein sequence MAKQLLFDEAARRSMLKGVTQLTDAVKATLGPKGKNVVIDKKYGAPTITKDGVTVAKEIELKDPFENMGAQLVREVASKTSDVAGDGTTTATVLAYAIYSGGIKHVVAGSNPMDIKRGIETAVESIVGELKKISRPVQDKKEIAQVGTISANNDSTIGELIADAMDKVGKDGVITVEEAKSMTTSLDVVEGMQFDRGYSSPYFVTDPERMECNLDDAFILINEKKISSMKDLLPILEQTAKMGKPLMIIAEEVEGEALATLVVNKLRGTIQICAVKAPGFGDRRKAMLEDLAILTGGTVISEDLGIKLETVKLTDLGRAKKITVDKENTTIIEGAGDPKKIEGRVKQIKAQIDETTSDYDKEKLQERLAKIVGGVAVINVGAATETEMKEKKARVEDALHATRAAVEEGIVPGGGVALLRCVSALKGVKVANHDQQVGVDIIKRALEEPIRQIINNTELEPSVIVEKVKSSKDANYGFDAGSEEYVDMLKAGIVDPTKVTRCALQNAASVASLMLTTSVMISDLPEEKPEMPAMPPGGGMGGMY encoded by the coding sequence ATGGCAAAACAGCTTCTTTTTGATGAGGCAGCAAGGAGATCGATGCTGAAGGGCGTCACTCAGCTTACGGATGCAGTAAAGGCAACGCTCGGCCCCAAGGGCAAGAACGTTGTGATCGACAAGAAATACGGTGCGCCGACCATTACCAAGGACGGTGTTACGGTTGCAAAAGAGATCGAACTCAAGGATCCTTTCGAGAATATGGGAGCACAGCTTGTCCGTGAGGTGGCCAGCAAGACCTCGGATGTTGCCGGCGACGGCACAACCACTGCGACAGTCCTCGCATACGCAATCTACAGCGGCGGCATCAAGCACGTTGTTGCAGGTTCAAACCCCATGGATATCAAGAGGGGCATCGAGACGGCCGTAGAATCTATTGTAGGGGAACTCAAGAAGATCAGCCGGCCTGTTCAGGACAAGAAAGAGATAGCTCAGGTAGGTACCATTTCCGCGAATAATGACTCCACCATCGGCGAACTGATCGCAGATGCCATGGATAAGGTCGGCAAGGACGGCGTTATCACCGTTGAGGAGGCAAAGAGCATGACAACGTCCCTCGATGTTGTTGAGGGAATGCAGTTTGACAGGGGATACAGCTCACCCTATTTCGTGACCGATCCGGAGAGGATGGAATGCAACCTTGACGATGCATTCATTCTGATCAACGAGAAGAAGATCTCCTCCATGAAGGATCTGCTTCCGATCCTCGAACAGACAGCTAAGATGGGCAAGCCGCTCATGATCATTGCAGAAGAGGTCGAAGGCGAAGCCCTTGCTACCCTTGTTGTGAACAAACTGAGGGGCACGATTCAGATATGCGCGGTCAAGGCTCCGGGATTTGGCGACAGGAGAAAGGCAATGCTTGAGGATCTCGCTATCCTTACCGGCGGGACCGTTATTTCCGAGGACCTCGGCATCAAGCTTGAGACCGTTAAGCTGACTGATCTCGGAAGGGCCAAGAAGATCACGGTTGACAAGGAAAATACCACCATTATCGAGGGTGCCGGCGATCCCAAGAAGATCGAGGGCAGGGTAAAGCAGATCAAGGCACAGATCGATGAGACCACCTCTGATTATGATAAGGAAAAACTCCAGGAGAGGCTTGCAAAGATCGTTGGCGGCGTTGCTGTCATCAATGTCGGCGCAGCCACCGAGACCGAGATGAAGGAAAAGAAGGCAAGGGTCGAGGATGCGCTCCATGCTACCCGTGCAGCTGTTGAAGAAGGTATAGTCCCTGGCGGCGGCGTTGCACTTCTTCGCTGCGTCAGCGCACTTAAAGGCGTCAAGGTTGCGAACCATGATCAGCAGGTGGGTGTTGACATTATCAAGAGGGCGCTTGAGGAGCCTATCCGCCAGATCATCAACAATACCGAGCTTGAGCCGTCTGTTATTGTGGAGAAGGTCAAGTCCTCAAAGGACGCAAATTACGGTTTTGATGCAGGCTCTGAAGAATATGTCGACATGCTGAAGGCCGGGATTGTTGACCCGACAAAAGTTACGAGGTGCGCGCTTCAGAACGCGGCATCTGTTGCATCCCTTATGCTGACCACTTCTGTCATGATCAGTGATCTGCCTGAGGAGAAGCCTGAGATGCCGGCAATGCCTCCTGGCGGCGGCATGGGCGGCATGTACTAA
- a CDS encoding DUF2442 domain-containing protein — MYMPVKRVNPLNDYKLQLTFGDNEERVFDMAPYLSVGKFAELRDISVFNSVTVKFDTIEWANHLDMDPEFLYEKSVGIEQVKV, encoded by the coding sequence ATGTATATGCCTGTGAAGAGAGTTAACCCATTAAACGATTACAAGTTGCAGCTTACCTTTGGCGACAATGAAGAAAGGGTGTTTGATATGGCGCCGTATTTGAGCGTAGGGAAATTCGCGGAGTTGAGGGACATTTCCGTTTTTAATTCGGTCACCGTCAAATTCGACACCATAGAGTGGGCAAATCATCTGGACATGGACCCGGAGTTTTTGTATGAAAAGAGTGTAGGAATTGAACAGGTGAAAGTGTAA
- the uvrA gene encoding excinuclease ABC subunit UvrA, giving the protein MSLCYNNRMSTQELIIEGARQNNLRNISLCIPHNKVIAVTGVSGSGKSSLAFDTIFAEGQWRFIESLSSYARLFLEKLDRPDVDAILNIRPAIALEQKNSIRGSRSTVGTLTELYDLFRVLFAKVSTPYCPQCGKEIRKWDPSQISAELAEKYAGQKAFILFDTKEPPEEMKRKGFFRAWKDGEITEPGPDLQSDGNLTIVLDRLVIKDEPRLSDSVETAWREGRGSMKVSIISGQSSVVSHQQSVISNQQSTDNTIALKFSSEHACEDCGIVLPEPSPLLFSFNHPIGACPVCKGFGDTLQYDEDLIVPDRNLSLAKGAVDPWNKPAAKWWRKQLLAKGKKAGLDLHKPYADLMPEEKDILFKGVKGFHGIDAFFDELEGWRYKLHVRVFLSRYRRSATCHACGGKRLKKEVLSHKVSGLDIAELSAMPVTMLSQFFADIDLSPFRREMAKELLRQIAMKLEYLEKVGLGYLTLNRYGKTLSGGEYQRINLSNQLASVLTGTLYVLDEPTIGLHARDTDRIAGILKQLAELGNTVIVVEHDRSIIEASAWMIELGPGGGHRGGNVVFSGPLQDFLKADTLTARYLRNEEKVRLPSKRRSFSGDLLMLCNASGNNLKGLDLNIPLKRLIAVTGVSGSGKSSLVVETLYRGLARHFRIGNEQPLPYDELRGAEQLKGIRLIDQSPIGKSPRSNPATYLKVFDHIRKIFAQQKEAKAHGYEPGFFSFNVAGGRCETCKGGGYELMEMFFFEDLYITCEKCSGKRYRPEALRVTFREKNIYDILNLTVEEAIELFREYSAITAKLTLLMETGLGYLRLGQSATTLSGGEAQRLKICAELQKTGIRDQGPGVSKVKPKIPIPNPGFLYILDEPTVGLHFEDVKALLHILNRLVEAGNTVVVIEHNLDVIRAADWVVDIGPEGGDQGGRIVFEGTPDELVKDKKSYTGIYLKKYG; this is encoded by the coding sequence GTGAGCCTATGCTACAATAACAGGATGTCCACGCAGGAACTGATCATTGAAGGCGCCCGGCAGAACAATCTCAGAAACATAAGCCTTTGCATTCCCCATAACAAGGTCATTGCAGTGACCGGGGTCTCCGGTTCAGGAAAATCGTCACTGGCCTTTGATACGATCTTTGCCGAAGGCCAGTGGAGGTTTATTGAATCCCTCTCCTCCTATGCCAGGTTATTCCTCGAAAAGCTGGACAGGCCTGATGTTGACGCGATCCTGAACATACGCCCGGCGATAGCGCTTGAGCAGAAGAATTCCATTCGTGGTTCGCGCTCGACCGTCGGCACGCTTACAGAGCTGTACGATCTCTTCAGGGTCCTCTTTGCAAAGGTCTCAACCCCTTATTGCCCGCAGTGCGGCAAGGAGATACGAAAATGGGATCCATCGCAGATATCCGCAGAGCTTGCAGAAAAATACGCGGGTCAGAAGGCATTCATCCTCTTTGATACGAAAGAGCCGCCTGAAGAGATGAAAAGAAAAGGCTTTTTCAGGGCATGGAAGGACGGGGAGATCACAGAACCCGGCCCTGACCTGCAGTCAGACGGCAATCTCACGATCGTGCTTGACCGGCTTGTTATTAAAGATGAGCCGAGGCTTTCCGATTCCGTAGAAACTGCATGGAGAGAAGGCCGGGGCAGCATGAAGGTCTCGATCATAAGCGGTCAGTCATCAGTAGTCAGTCATCAGCAATCAGTCATCAGCAATCAGCAGTCAACAGACAATACTATTGCGTTGAAATTTTCATCAGAGCATGCGTGTGAGGACTGCGGCATTGTCTTGCCGGAGCCGTCGCCTCTCCTCTTCTCATTCAACCACCCGATTGGCGCATGCCCTGTCTGTAAAGGCTTTGGCGATACGCTCCAGTATGACGAGGATCTCATTGTTCCTGACAGAAATCTCTCTCTTGCAAAAGGGGCAGTGGACCCCTGGAACAAGCCTGCAGCAAAGTGGTGGAGAAAACAGCTTCTTGCAAAGGGGAAGAAGGCAGGTCTTGATCTTCATAAACCGTATGCTGACCTCATGCCCGAAGAAAAGGACATACTGTTTAAGGGGGTCAAAGGGTTCCATGGCATCGATGCTTTTTTTGATGAGCTTGAAGGGTGGAGGTACAAGCTCCATGTGCGGGTATTCCTCTCACGATACCGAAGGTCAGCCACCTGTCATGCGTGCGGAGGAAAGAGATTAAAGAAAGAGGTCCTCTCGCATAAAGTTTCCGGTCTGGATATTGCCGAACTGTCTGCCATGCCGGTCACTATGCTTTCTCAGTTTTTTGCAGATATCGATCTTTCTCCCTTCAGGCGGGAGATGGCAAAGGAACTGCTGAGGCAGATAGCCATGAAGCTCGAATATCTCGAAAAGGTGGGGCTTGGATACCTCACGCTCAACCGGTATGGAAAGACCCTTTCCGGGGGTGAATATCAGCGCATCAATCTTTCAAATCAGCTTGCGTCAGTCCTTACAGGAACGCTCTATGTGCTCGATGAGCCTACCATCGGTCTTCATGCGAGAGACACGGACAGGATTGCAGGCATATTGAAGCAGCTTGCAGAATTGGGCAACACGGTCATCGTTGTTGAGCATGACAGAAGCATCATCGAGGCGTCTGCATGGATGATCGAGCTTGGCCCTGGCGGAGGCCACAGGGGGGGCAATGTAGTCTTCTCCGGACCCTTGCAGGATTTCCTTAAGGCTGATACGCTTACTGCGCGGTACCTGCGCAACGAGGAGAAGGTCCGGCTTCCGTCAAAGAGAAGGTCCTTCTCCGGAGACCTGTTGATGCTGTGCAATGCCAGCGGCAATAACCTCAAGGGCCTGGATCTGAATATCCCCCTGAAAAGATTGATCGCAGTCACCGGCGTTTCCGGCTCAGGCAAGAGCAGCCTTGTTGTCGAGACCTTGTACCGGGGTCTCGCCCGCCACTTCAGGATCGGCAATGAGCAGCCGCTTCCGTATGATGAGCTGAGGGGTGCAGAGCAGCTGAAAGGGATAAGACTCATTGATCAATCGCCGATCGGCAAGAGTCCGCGTTCAAACCCCGCAACCTATCTCAAGGTCTTTGACCATATCAGAAAGATATTTGCCCAGCAAAAAGAAGCAAAGGCACACGGCTATGAGCCTGGATTCTTTTCCTTTAATGTTGCAGGCGGAAGATGTGAGACGTGCAAGGGCGGCGGGTATGAGCTTATGGAGATGTTTTTTTTCGAGGATCTCTATATAACCTGTGAGAAGTGCTCCGGCAAGCGGTACAGGCCAGAGGCGCTTCGCGTGACCTTCAGGGAGAAGAATATCTACGATATTCTGAACCTTACGGTGGAGGAGGCGATAGAGCTGTTCAGGGAATACTCTGCCATAACAGCAAAGCTTACTTTGCTTATGGAAACCGGGCTTGGATATCTCCGCCTTGGGCAGTCTGCTACAACGCTTTCAGGGGGAGAGGCCCAGAGACTCAAGATCTGCGCGGAGTTGCAGAAGACAGGGATCAGGGATCAGGGACCAGGGGTCAGTAAAGTCAAACCCAAAATCCCAATCCCTAACCCCGGGTTTTTGTACATTCTTGACGAACCGACGGTCGGGCTTCATTTTGAGGATGTGAAGGCCCTGCTTCATATTCTGAACAGGCTTGTCGAGGCAGGTAACACGGTTGTTGTGATCGAACACAATCTCGATGTTATCAGGGCAGCTGACTGGGTTGTTGACATCGGCCCGGAAGGCGGCGATCAGGGCGGCAGGATCGTGTTTGAGGGCACCCCCGATGAACTGGTGAAAGATAAGAAGTCATATACAGGCATATATCTGAAAAAATATGGCTGA
- a CDS encoding rhomboid family intramembrane serine protease, with product MFPYKDDNPTNTFPFVTIGIIGLNILVFLLQLISDVDGKRIVYAYGAIPQNIVSLESTQPIHPLLTIFTSMFMHGGVFHIFGNMLYLWIFGNNIEDRLGHVRFILFYLFCGIVAALSHTMAAAGSGVPMIGASGAVSGVLGAYLLLFPMARIHTIIFLGFFVQTVQIPALIVIGFWAIIQVVNGLITQGMASQGGIAWFAHAGGFLAGLITIKLWQPRRSSTW from the coding sequence ATGTTCCCCTATAAAGACGACAATCCGACAAATACGTTTCCCTTTGTTACCATAGGCATTATTGGCTTGAACATTCTCGTTTTCCTGCTTCAGCTCATCTCAGACGTTGACGGCAAGCGCATTGTCTATGCGTATGGCGCTATTCCGCAGAACATTGTTTCTCTTGAATCTACCCAGCCCATACATCCCCTGCTTACGATATTCACCTCAATGTTCATGCATGGTGGCGTCTTCCATATCTTCGGTAATATGCTCTACCTCTGGATCTTCGGTAATAATATTGAGGACAGGCTCGGCCACGTCAGGTTTATCCTGTTCTATCTGTTTTGCGGGATTGTGGCTGCCCTGTCCCATACAATGGCCGCAGCCGGCTCGGGTGTGCCGATGATCGGCGCAAGCGGTGCGGTTTCGGGTGTGCTTGGAGCCTACCTTCTGCTTTTTCCGATGGCGCGGATACATACGATCATCTTTCTCGGTTTTTTTGTGCAGACCGTGCAGATCCCTGCCTTGATAGTTATAGGGTTTTGGGCTATTATACAGGTTGTAAATGGCTTGATAACGCAGGGAATGGCGAGTCAGGGAGGTATTGCCTGGTTTGCACATGCAGGCGGATTCCTAGCAGGTCTTATCACCATTAAACTGTGGCAGCCAAGGAGGTCCAGCACGTGGTAG
- a CDS encoding zinc-ribbon domain-containing protein — translation MVVVCPKCKTRLKVDETKLSPQGSRFKCPKCSTVLVIKKPAVQGKKSLDHKKILLAHSSASVVENITKLLVGEGYTVVTSADGIDAMVTALKELPAFGIIEVALPKIYGFEVCKKLKSRPETREMKLILVPSIYDKTKYRREPVSLYGADDYIEEHDLSVRLIESINRIKSGAPAEPQKPEMQTQPAAAAPQAPQPQTIRNADAPVREELTTPTPGSAAPAADLKTDESVEKARRLSRTIINDIYLYNSAKVDEAVRRGDFYAVFGSEVKEGFKLYESRIPQEIRAKADFYREAIDNFLVAKKKSLSQ, via the coding sequence GTGGTAGTTGTATGTCCAAAATGCAAGACAAGGCTGAAGGTTGACGAGACAAAGCTTTCTCCTCAGGGCTCGAGGTTCAAGTGCCCTAAGTGTAGCACAGTCCTTGTTATTAAAAAGCCTGCTGTCCAGGGGAAAAAGTCATTAGATCACAAAAAGATCCTCCTCGCGCATTCCAGCGCATCGGTGGTCGAGAATATAACGAAACTTCTTGTCGGGGAGGGATATACGGTCGTTACGTCTGCTGATGGCATAGATGCCATGGTGACGGCATTGAAGGAGCTGCCGGCATTCGGCATCATAGAGGTTGCGCTGCCGAAGATCTACGGATTCGAGGTCTGCAAGAAACTGAAGTCGCGGCCTGAAACCAGAGAGATGAAGCTTATCCTTGTGCCTTCGATATATGACAAGACAAAGTACAGAAGAGAGCCGGTATCTCTTTATGGCGCTGACGATTATATCGAGGAGCATGACCTTTCTGTCAGGCTGATCGAGTCGATCAACCGGATAAAGAGCGGTGCTCCTGCAGAACCTCAAAAACCTGAAATGCAGACGCAGCCCGCAGCCGCTGCTCCGCAAGCACCGCAGCCCCAGACAATAAGGAATGCAGATGCTCCGGTCAGGGAAGAGTTGACGACCCCGACTCCGGGATCAGCAGCGCCAGCAGCAGATCTGAAGACGGATGAGTCGGTTGAAAAGGCAAGAAGGCTTTCCCGCACGATAATTAATGATATCTATCTCTATAATTCTGCCAAGGTTGATGAGGCTGTCAGGCGTGGTGATTTCTACGCGGTTTTTGGATCCGAGGTGAAAGAAGGCTTTAAGCTTTACGAAAGCAGAATACCTCAGGAGATAAGGGCAAAAGCCGATTTTTATCGCGAAGCCATAGATAACTTTCTGGTTGCAAAGAAAAAATCACTTTCGCAGTAA
- the groES gene encoding co-chaperone GroES gives MKFKPLKERVFVSYSEEGEKTAGGIYIPDSAKEKPQKGKVEAVGSEVKELKVGNIILFDKYSGSKVNIDGTDYLIVKEEDILGIVE, from the coding sequence ATGAAATTTAAGCCATTGAAGGAAAGGGTATTTGTATCCTACTCTGAAGAAGGAGAAAAAACAGCAGGCGGGATTTATATCCCTGATTCTGCCAAAGAAAAGCCCCAGAAAGGCAAGGTTGAGGCTGTCGGTTCGGAAGTGAAAGAACTGAAGGTCGGCAACATCATCCTTTTTGACAAATATTCAGGCTCCAAGGTAAATATTGACGGAACTGACTATCTGATCGTAAAAGAAGAAGACATACTCGGCATCGTAGAATAA
- a CDS encoding DUF4160 domain-containing protein has protein sequence MPTIAMFYGIIVRMYCSPGEHNPPHFHAYYQDYKAVIDIRRCELSDGELPARQLKLVQAWAEIHKDELLADWELASKGELPFPIEPLK, from the coding sequence ATGCCGACCATTGCAATGTTTTATGGGATCATAGTTCGCATGTATTGTTCACCGGGCGAGCATAATCCGCCTCATTTTCATGCGTACTATCAGGACTACAAGGCTGTTATTGACATACGGAGATGTGAATTGTCAGATGGAGAGTTGCCCGCCAGACAACTGAAGCTCGTTCAGGCATGGGCAGAAATACACAAAGATGAGTTGCTGGCCGATTGGGAATTGGCGTCTAAAGGCGAACTGCCGTTTCCTATTGAACCGTTGAAATAA